In a genomic window of Phragmites australis chromosome 14, lpPhrAust1.1, whole genome shotgun sequence:
- the LOC133891312 gene encoding uncharacterized protein LOC133891312 yields the protein MRFMCFGGVAAVVDDDVAGSEAAVAARHRGHRRGRSLSFRGKSLPGKGGKRKPSPASPLADAKKRGVDADDVHGATGASTASSVASSSTLSSAASLSSSFSSSASSSSLSGVLPPPAPAKRQAMASTSPAAGAAAMVLCLLMVVLCGRVGATLLTSTALYLLPRRWPATVCKQADDDVESPVCDAVSASEAEEETAKRKVVMEGFLVRNRKK from the coding sequence ATGAGGTTCATGTGCTTCGGCGGCGTGGCGGCCGTCGTTGACGACGACGTGGCCGGCAgcgaggcggcggtggccgcTCGCCACCGGGGGCATCGTCGTGGCCGGAGTCTGTCGTTCCGGGGGAAGTCCTTGCCCGGCAAGGGAGGCAAGAGGaagccgtcgccggcgtcgccgCTGGCCGATGCGAAGAAGCGGGGCGTGGACGCCGACGACGTCCACGGCGCGACTGGCGCGTCCACGGCGTCGTCGGTGGCGTCCTCGTCGACGCTGAGCTCGGCCGCGTCGCTCTCGTCTTCTTTCTCCTCGTCcgcgtcctcgtcgtcgctctCGGGGGTGCTtcctccgccggcgccggcgaagcGGCAGGCGATGGCGTCGACGTCGCCGGCAGCGGGGGCCGCGGCCATGGTGCTCTGCCTGCTGATGGTGGTGCTCTGCGGCCGGGTCGGGGCGACGCTGCTCACGTCCACGGCGCTCTACCTTCTCCCTAGACGGTGGCCGGCGACGGTGTGCAAGCAGGCGGACGACGACGTGGAGTCGCCGGTGTGCGACGCCGTGTCGGCGAGCGAAGCGGAGGAGGAGACGGCGAAGAGAAAGGTGGTTATGGAGGGGTTCTTGGTCAGGAACCGCAAGAAGTGA
- the LOC133890947 gene encoding uncharacterized protein LOC133890947 isoform X2, whose product MQLWLALESFGHATAWLSHHPLASPDYAVFMSEKNNQFTFMSRKLNNFIEKDWNIFSVNVAMAGTGLYQLSRKIRQDYFSDENDAAASLEG is encoded by the exons ATGCAGCTGTGGCTTGCACTGGAATCATTTGGTCACGCTACAGCATGGTTATCACACCA CCCTCTCGCTTCCCCTGATTACGCAGTCTTCATGTCAGAAAAGAACAATCAGTTCACATTTATGAGCAGAAAGTTGAATAACTTCATTGAA AAAGACTGGAATATATTCAGTGTTAATGTTGCAATGGCCGGTACAGGCTTGTATCAGCTTTCACGTAAAATAAG GCAAGACTACTTTTCTGATGAAAATGATGCTGCTGCATCACTTGAAGGATGA